A stretch of Henckelia pumila isolate YLH828 chromosome 4, ASM3356847v2, whole genome shotgun sequence DNA encodes these proteins:
- the LOC140861759 gene encoding protein FAR1-RELATED SEQUENCE 5-like, whose translation MDRDSIVKDNLTSRRLDFDQENNILDTIYDDKEYENIIEKVYDKVLNDFHTNISNTRISQVGMEFESEEAAYNFYNNYARALGFSIRRQACHKDSNGNIIDRTFCCSCQGQRRKDKQDVCVKSHRPETRTGCCAEMKINARETGKLKVVGFIASHSGHNLVSPNKSHILRSQRSINIGQASQISNIDKSGIAPKAGLSYIASQVGGRENVGFILEDYRNYLRSKRTMDIQTGDTGGVLEYLQQMLSDDPNFFYAIQVDSNDHITNIFWADGQMMADYVYFGDVVCFDTTYRKNKERRPFALFVGVNHHKQTVIFGAALLYDETAETFMWLFDTFAKAMNGKTPVTILTDQDAAMTKALLEKWPETYHRLCIWHIYQNVATHLSSFFSKFKEFSKYFSSCIYDFEEERNFLTAWQEMLNKYDLQTNPWLERMFKIKEKWALVYGRKTFYADMTTTQRSESMNCALKKYVNYKNDLLQFFQHFRRLVDDRRYEELKADLRTNHSTPVLFFPVEILKHVVSVYTHETFQLFQNELSKAHDSKLEVVTESEVISHYKISSFSKQYQHTVTYDFSDDKISCSCKKFEFAGLLCSHVLKVFTYKNVVRIPEIYIKKRWTKMAKKWIVGTFSPPNDKIEESLDEIKEEGEKVKIGMRYKELCRLHHQLVTRAALIEETYELTKSVIIKAIEEVDMSLENRGTPKQTPSLKSSQIHYSSWSISEVDLTQPFQRQNSGLFDLNVSSTEGHEEDIKNQDINQYFPEK comes from the exons ATGGATAGAGATTCTATCGTGAAAGACAATCTTACATCTCGTAGGTTGGACTTTgatcaagaaaataatatattagaCACTATTTATGATGATAAGgaatatgaaaatattattgAAAAAGTTTATGATAAGGTCCTTAATgattttcataccaatatttcaAATACAAGAATTTCACAAGTTGGTATGGAATTTGAAAGTGAAGAAGCGGCATATAACTTTTACAATAATTATGCAAGGGCCCTCGGTTTTAGCATTAGAAGACAGGCATGTCACAAGGATAGCAATGGAAATATTATTGATAGGACATTTTGTTGCTCATGTCAAGGTCAAAGAAGAAAAGATAAACAAGATGTGTGTGTCAAATCTCATCGCCCTGAAACAAGAACTGGTTGTTGTGCAGAAATGAAAATTAATGCTCGTGAGACGGGTAAATTGAAGGTCGTTGGTTTTATTGCTTCTCATAGTGGACATAACTTGGTTAGTCCGAATAAATCACACATATTGAGATCTCAAAGAAGCATTAATATCGGACAAGCATCACAAATATCTAATATTGACAAGTCAGGAATAGCACCAAAAGCAGGTTTGAGTTATATTGCTAGTCAAGTTGGTGGTCGTGAAAATGTCGGGTTTATTCTTGAGGATTATAGGAATTATTTGCGCTCAAAAAGAACAATGGATATTCAAACAGGAGATACAGGAGGTGTACTTGAATATTTGCAGCAGATGCTATCGGAtgatccaaattttttttatgcgaTTCAAGTTGACAGTAATGATCATATAACCAATATTTTCTGGGCAGATGGACAAATGATGGCTGACTATGTGTATTTTGGAGATGTGGTTTGTTTTGATACAACATATAGGAAAAATAAAGAACGAAGACCATTTGCACTATTTGTTGGTGTCAATCATCATAAGCAAACTGTCATTTTTGGTGCAGCATTGTTATATGACGAAACTGCTGAAACTTTCATGTGGCTCTTTGATACATTTGCTAAGGCTATGAATGGAAAAACTCCCGTAACTATTCTCACCGATCAAGATGCAGCTATGACAAAAGCTTTATTGGAAAAATGGCCTGAAACATACCATCGCTTGTGCATTTGGCACATATATCAAAATGTAGCTACTCATCTTAGTTCTTTTTTCTCAAAATTTAAAGagttttcaaaatatttcaGTTCTTGCATATATGACTTTGAGGAGGAAAGGAACTTTTTAACAGCATGGCAAGAAATGTTGAATAAATATGATCTCCAAACTAATCCATGGCTCGAAAGGATGTTTAAAATTAAGGAAAAATGGGCTCTTGTATAtggaagaaaaacattttaTGCAGATATGACTACTACTCAGCGCAGCGAGAGTATGAATTGTGCTTTGAAAAAATATGTAAATTATAAGAATGATTTGTTACAGTTTTTTCAACATTTTCGGAGATTGGTTGATGATCGTCGCTACGAAGAGTTAAAAGCTGATTTGCGGACAAACCACAGTACACCAGTACTTTTCTTTCCGGTTGAAATTCTAAAGCATGTAGTGAGTGTTTACACGCATGAAACCTTTCAGTTATTTCAAAATGAGTTGAGCAAGGCGCATGATTCAAAGTTAGAAGTTGTTACTGAATCTGAAGTTATATCCCACTATAAGATCTCATCTTTTAGTAAACAGTATCAACACACTGTTACATATGATTTCTCTGATGATAAGATTTCTTGTAGTTGCAAAAAGTTTGAATTTGCAGGCTTATTATGTTCTCATGTCCTCAAAGTATTCACTTATAAAAATGTTGTGAGAATTCCCGAGATTTATATTAAGAAAAGGTggaccaaaatggcaaaaaaatGGATCGTTGGAACATTTTCACCACCTAATGATAAAATAGAAGAATCTTTGGATGAGATAAAGGAAGAAGGTGAAAAGGTAAAAATTGGGATGCGATACAAAGAACTATGTCGATTGCATCATCAACTTGTGACACGTGCTGCATTGATAGAAGAGACATATGAACTAACAAAAAGTGTTATTATTAAGGCGATTGAGGAGGTGGATATGAGTTTAGAAAATAGAGGAACACCAAAGCAAACTCCCAGTCTCAAA AGTTCTCAAATTCACTATTCCAGTTGGAGCATATCTGAAGTAGATTTGACACAACCATTTCAG CGGCAAAATTCTGGACTCTTTGATTTGAACGTTTCATCAACTGAAGGCCACGAAGAAGATATCAAAAACCAagatataaatcaatactttCCTGAAAAATAG